A single genomic interval of Saccharothrix saharensis harbors:
- the rho gene encoding transcription termination factor Rho — MTNTDVLSSQAPAAPNPAASSGAEENALTTPSNGSATPRKRAGLSGMVLAELRELAGQLGITGTAGLRKGDLIAAIKERQGGTSGRGSAATPPKAEKKAEAPKAAAGKAPAVEKAVEAPAAVDKPTQQQLDVTDRPADEEGGRRGNRRRRSANRPAGSPEAPAADAPQAERVQGDRQQAERPERAERTERQDRTERQDRGDRSERGDRSDRGDRSDRSEQREQRQDRGERGNRGDRQDRGGRDDRGDRGGRDRDQNRNRQQSGPDDGDEDGGRRGRRFRDRRRRGGRGEDGGPATDTEVREDDVLLPVAGILDVLENYAFVRTSGYLAGPNDVYVSLSLVRKYGLRRGDALIGAVRQPRDGEQQRQKFNPLVRVDKINGLDPEESRNRPDFTKLTPLYPNERLRLETEPHILTTRVIDLVMPIGKGQRALVVSPPKAGKTSVLQSIANAITKNNPECHLMVVLVDERPEEVTDMQRSVKGEVIASTFDRPPSDHTTISELAIERAKRLVEMGHDVVVLLDSITRLGRAYNLAAPASGRILSGGVDSTALYPPKRFLGAARNIEGGGSLTVIATALVETGSAGDSVIFEEFKGTGNAELKLDRKIADKRTFPAVDVDSSGTRKEDLLLSPDELAVMHKLRRVLHALDSQQAIDLLLDRLRKSRTNIEFLMQVAKTTPGADND; from the coding sequence GTGACCAACACCGATGTACTGAGCAGCCAAGCTCCTGCTGCTCCCAACCCCGCTGCCAGTTCCGGAGCCGAGGAGAACGCTCTGACCACCCCTTCGAACGGCAGCGCCACGCCGCGCAAGCGCGCGGGCCTCTCTGGAATGGTGCTGGCCGAACTCCGTGAACTCGCAGGTCAGCTGGGCATCACCGGCACGGCCGGCCTCCGCAAGGGCGACCTGATCGCCGCCATCAAGGAGCGGCAGGGCGGCACCTCCGGTCGGGGCAGTGCCGCGACGCCGCCCAAGGCCGAGAAGAAGGCCGAGGCCCCGAAGGCGGCCGCCGGGAAGGCACCCGCGGTGGAGAAGGCCGTCGAGGCGCCCGCCGCGGTGGACAAGCCCACCCAGCAGCAGCTCGACGTGACCGACCGCCCCGCCGACGAGGAGGGTGGCCGGCGCGGCAACCGCCGCCGCCGTTCCGCCAACCGTCCCGCGGGCAGCCCCGAGGCGCCGGCCGCGGACGCGCCGCAGGCCGAGCGCGTCCAGGGCGACCGCCAGCAGGCCGAGCGTCCGGAGCGCGCCGAGCGCACCGAGCGCCAGGACCGCACCGAGCGCCAGGACCGGGGCGACCGGTCCGAGCGCGGCGACCGGTCCGACCGGGGTGACCGGTCCGACCGCTCGGAGCAGCGCGAACAGCGCCAGGACCGGGGCGAGCGGGGCAACCGCGGCGACCGGCAGGACCGGGGTGGCCGGGACGACCGCGGCGACCGGGGTGGCCGTGACCGCGACCAGAACCGCAACCGCCAGCAGAGCGGCCCGGACGACGGCGACGAGGACGGCGGCCGGCGCGGTCGTCGCTTCCGCGACCGCCGCCGTCGCGGTGGCCGCGGCGAGGACGGCGGTCCCGCCACCGACACCGAGGTGCGCGAGGACGACGTCCTGCTGCCCGTGGCGGGCATCCTCGACGTGCTGGAGAACTACGCGTTCGTCCGCACCTCGGGCTACCTGGCCGGGCCGAACGACGTGTACGTGTCGTTGTCGCTGGTCCGCAAGTACGGGCTGCGCCGCGGCGACGCCCTGATCGGCGCCGTGCGGCAGCCGCGCGACGGCGAGCAGCAGCGCCAGAAGTTCAACCCCCTGGTGCGGGTGGACAAGATCAACGGCCTCGACCCGGAGGAGTCCCGCAACCGGCCGGACTTCACCAAGCTGACGCCGCTGTACCCGAACGAGCGCCTGCGCCTCGAGACGGAACCGCACATCCTCACCACGCGCGTCATCGACCTGGTGATGCCGATCGGCAAGGGCCAGCGCGCCCTCGTCGTGTCGCCGCCGAAGGCGGGCAAGACCTCGGTGCTCCAGTCGATCGCCAACGCGATCACGAAGAACAACCCCGAGTGCCACCTGATGGTGGTGCTGGTGGACGAGCGCCCCGAAGAGGTCACCGACATGCAGCGGTCGGTGAAGGGCGAGGTCATCGCCTCCACCTTCGACCGGCCGCCGTCGGACCACACCACGATCTCGGAGCTGGCCATCGAGCGGGCGAAGCGCCTGGTCGAAATGGGTCACGACGTGGTCGTGCTGCTGGACTCGATCACCCGCCTGGGCCGGGCCTACAACCTCGCGGCCCCCGCGAGCGGCCGGATCCTGTCCGGTGGTGTCGACTCGACCGCGCTGTACCCGCCCAAGCGGTTCCTGGGCGCGGCCCGCAACATCGAGGGCGGCGGCTCGCTGACCGTCATCGCGACGGCCCTGGTCGAGACCGGGTCCGCGGGCGACAGCGTGATCTTCGAGGAGTTCAAGGGCACCGGCAACGCCGAGCTCAAGCTCGACCGGAAGATCGCGGACAAGCGGACCTTCCCGGCGGTGGACGTCGACTCGTCCGGCACCCGCAAGGAAGACCTGCTGCTCTCGCCGGACGAGCTGGCGGTCATGCACAAGCTGCGCCGGGTGCTGCACGCCCTGGACAGCCAGCAGGCCATCGACCTGCTGCTGGACCGCCTGCGCAAGAGCCGCACGAACATCGAGTTCCTGATGCAGGTGGCCAAGACCACCCCGGGCGCGGACAACGACTGA
- the rpmE gene encoding 50S ribosomal protein L31 — protein MKTGIHPEYVTTEVTCGCGNTFTTRSTKTSGAIHVEICANCHPFYTGKQKILDTGGRVARFEARYGKRAK, from the coding sequence TTGAAGACCGGCATTCACCCCGAGTACGTGACGACCGAGGTCACCTGCGGTTGCGGCAACACCTTCACCACCCGCAGCACCAAGACGTCCGGCGCCATCCACGTCGAGATCTGCGCCAACTGCCACCCGTTCTACACGGGCAAGCAGAAGATCCTCGACACCGGTGGCCGGGTCGCGCGCTTCGAGGCCCGCTACGGCAAGCGCGCCAAGTAG
- the prfA gene encoding peptide chain release factor 1, whose product MTLDALLAEHAELEAKLADPSVHADQAGARKLGKRYAELTPIVKAARELEQARSDLETARELAAEDPVFAEEAEELGKAVPVLESKLTELLLPRDPHDGADVVLEIKSGEGGEESALFAGDLLRMYLRYAERHGWKAEVLDGTDSDLGGFKDVTVAIKSRADTPEGVWSRLKYEGGVHRVQRVPVTESQGRIHTSAAGVLVFPELDEVEVEIDENDLRVDVFRSSGKGGQSVNTTDSAVRITHLPTGIVVSCQNERSQLQNKARAMQVLQARLTALAEEKQQQEASDARRSQIRTVDRSERVRTYNFPESRISDHRVGYKAHNLDQVLDGDLDALLDALASADRAERLAGG is encoded by the coding sequence GTGACGCTGGACGCCCTGCTGGCCGAGCACGCCGAGCTGGAAGCCAAGCTCGCCGACCCCTCGGTGCACGCCGACCAGGCGGGCGCGCGCAAGCTCGGCAAGCGCTACGCCGAGCTGACCCCGATCGTGAAGGCGGCCCGCGAGCTGGAGCAGGCGAGGTCCGACCTGGAGACCGCCCGCGAGCTGGCCGCCGAGGACCCGGTGTTCGCCGAGGAGGCCGAGGAGCTGGGCAAGGCCGTCCCGGTGCTCGAGTCGAAGCTGACCGAGCTGCTCCTGCCGCGCGACCCGCACGACGGTGCGGACGTCGTGCTGGAGATCAAGTCCGGTGAGGGCGGCGAGGAGTCGGCGCTGTTCGCGGGCGACCTGCTGCGCATGTACCTGCGGTACGCCGAACGCCACGGGTGGAAAGCCGAAGTGCTCGACGGCACGGACTCCGACCTGGGCGGCTTCAAGGACGTCACGGTGGCCATCAAGAGCCGTGCGGACACGCCGGAGGGCGTGTGGTCGCGGCTGAAGTACGAGGGTGGCGTGCACCGCGTGCAGCGGGTCCCGGTGACCGAGTCGCAGGGCCGCATCCACACCTCCGCCGCCGGCGTCCTGGTGTTCCCCGAGCTCGACGAGGTCGAGGTCGAGATCGACGAGAACGACCTGCGGGTGGACGTGTTCCGCTCGTCGGGCAAGGGTGGGCAGAGCGTCAACACGACCGACTCGGCCGTGCGCATCACGCACCTGCCGACCGGCATCGTGGTCTCCTGCCAGAACGAGCGCAGCCAGCTGCAGAACAAGGCCCGCGCCATGCAGGTGCTGCAGGCCCGGCTGACCGCGTTGGCCGAGGAGAAGCAGCAGCAGGAGGCGTCGGACGCCCGGCGCTCGCAGATCCGCACGGTGGACCGCTCCGAGCGGGTCCGGACCTACAACTTCCCGGAATCGCGCATCTCCGACCACCGGGTTGGGTACAAAGCCCATAACCTGGATCAGGTTCTCGACGGCGACCTGGACGCGCTGCTCGACGCCCTGGCGTCGGCCGACCGCGCGGAGCGGCTCGCCGGCGGGTGA
- a CDS encoding acyl-CoA thioester hydrolase/BAAT C-terminal domain-containing protein, protein MAEILVTPRRVPLDAVLDVRVVDLPPDERVVVSASTGDWSSAAVFLADERGVVDLTRHAPVEGGYSGVDPMGLFWSMTRTGEPAGPTLLEVVGVGKVELDRLTVPDGVRRTEVRENGLVGVLFEPDDGEAHPGVLVLGGSEGGLHELDAALLAGHGFAALALAYFGVPGVPDDLVEVPLEYVGTAVAWLGERAGAVGLVGGSRGGELALLAGSLFPQVKAVVSVAGSGVVTQCIGPGTRLLRKLEHEGASWTWQGRPLPYLPYSIPDGLRRRVVSGEPVALTSAFDFSDGIPEDTEIPVERIAGGVLLLSPGRDESWPAAELSDVAWRRLTELGHGHRHERVVYPEAGHLIAGPPHRPTTQAVVPGPGVTFSMGGTPAATAAARADAWRRTVEFLSDQLGT, encoded by the coding sequence ATGGCGGAAATCCTGGTGACCCCGCGGCGCGTCCCCCTCGACGCCGTGCTGGACGTGCGGGTGGTCGACCTACCGCCGGACGAGCGGGTGGTGGTGTCCGCGTCGACGGGCGACTGGTCGTCCGCCGCGGTCTTCCTGGCCGACGAGCGCGGCGTGGTGGACCTGACCCGGCACGCGCCCGTCGAGGGCGGCTACTCGGGCGTCGACCCGATGGGGTTGTTCTGGTCGATGACCCGGACGGGTGAGCCGGCGGGTCCGACGTTGCTCGAGGTCGTCGGGGTCGGCAAGGTGGAGCTGGACCGGCTGACCGTGCCCGACGGGGTGCGGCGGACCGAGGTGCGCGAGAACGGCCTGGTCGGCGTGCTGTTCGAGCCCGACGACGGTGAAGCGCACCCCGGTGTGCTCGTGCTGGGCGGCTCCGAGGGCGGGCTGCACGAGCTGGACGCGGCGCTGCTCGCCGGGCACGGGTTCGCGGCGTTGGCGCTGGCCTACTTCGGCGTGCCCGGTGTGCCGGACGACCTGGTCGAGGTCCCCTTGGAGTACGTCGGGACCGCGGTGGCGTGGCTGGGTGAGCGGGCGGGGGCCGTCGGCCTGGTCGGCGGGTCGCGCGGCGGGGAGCTGGCGTTGCTGGCCGGGTCGCTGTTCCCGCAGGTCAAGGCCGTGGTGAGCGTGGCGGGCAGCGGCGTGGTGACGCAGTGCATCGGACCCGGCACTCGGTTGTTGCGGAAGCTGGAGCACGAGGGCGCGTCGTGGACGTGGCAGGGCAGGCCGCTGCCGTACCTGCCGTACTCGATCCCCGACGGGCTGCGCCGGCGGGTGGTGTCGGGCGAGCCGGTGGCGCTGACGTCGGCGTTCGACTTCTCCGACGGCATCCCGGAGGACACCGAGATCCCGGTCGAGCGGATCGCGGGCGGTGTGTTGCTGCTCTCACCCGGCCGGGACGAGTCGTGGCCGGCCGCGGAGCTGAGCGACGTCGCGTGGCGCCGGCTGACGGAGCTCGGGCACGGGCACCGGCACGAACGGGTGGTGTACCCCGAGGCAGGACACCTGATCGCCGGGCCGCCGCACCGCCCGACGACGCAGGCGGTCGTGCCCGGGCCGGGCGTGACGTTCTCGATGGGCGGCACACCCGCCGCCACGGCCGCCGCCCGGGCCGACGCGTGGCGTCGGACCGTTGAGTTCTTGTCGGACCAACTGGGCACCTAA
- the lpdA gene encoding dihydrolipoyl dehydrogenase, with product MSAHFDVVVLGAGPGGYVAAIRAAQLGLKTAVIEERYWGGVCLNVGCIPSKALLRNAELAHLFTHEQKTYGIQVDGTVKFDYGVAFERSRKVADGRVKGVHFLMKKNGITEYNGYGTFRDANTIEVNGETVTFDHAIIAAGAKTRLLPGTELSDRVVTYEEQILSKELPGSIVIAGAGAIGVEFGYVLHNYGVKVTIVEFLDRVVPLEDAEVSAELAKRYKRMGIDVRTSTRVESIDDSGEKVRVTVSKDGQQEVLEADKVMQAIGFQPRVEGYGLENTGVGLTERGAIAVDNRGRTTVPHIFAIGDVTAKLMLAHAAESMGIVAAETIAGAETMELDFPMIPRATFCQPQIASFGWTEAQAREKGFDVQVAKFPFTANGKAHGLADPNGFVKLISDAKYGELLGAHMIGPDVTELLPELTLAQQWDLTVHEVARNVHAHPTLSEAVKEAVHGLAGHMINF from the coding sequence ATGAGCGCACACTTTGACGTCGTGGTCCTCGGTGCGGGGCCAGGCGGGTACGTCGCCGCGATCCGGGCGGCCCAGCTGGGGCTGAAGACGGCGGTCATCGAGGAGCGTTACTGGGGCGGGGTGTGCCTGAACGTGGGCTGCATCCCGTCGAAGGCGCTCCTGCGCAACGCGGAGCTCGCGCACCTGTTCACCCACGAGCAGAAGACCTACGGCATCCAGGTCGACGGCACGGTGAAGTTCGACTACGGCGTCGCCTTCGAGCGCAGCCGCAAGGTCGCGGACGGGCGCGTCAAGGGCGTGCACTTCCTGATGAAGAAGAACGGCATCACCGAGTACAACGGCTACGGCACGTTCCGGGACGCCAACACCATCGAGGTGAACGGCGAGACGGTCACGTTCGACCACGCCATCATCGCCGCGGGCGCGAAGACCCGACTCCTGCCGGGCACCGAGCTGTCCGACCGGGTGGTGACCTACGAGGAGCAGATCCTGTCCAAGGAGCTGCCCGGCAGCATCGTCATCGCGGGCGCGGGTGCCATCGGCGTCGAGTTCGGCTACGTGCTGCACAACTACGGCGTGAAGGTCACCATCGTCGAGTTCCTCGACCGGGTGGTGCCGCTGGAGGACGCCGAGGTGTCGGCCGAGCTGGCCAAGCGCTACAAGCGCATGGGCATCGACGTCCGCACGTCCACCCGCGTCGAGTCCATCGACGACAGTGGCGAGAAGGTCCGCGTCACCGTGTCGAAGGACGGGCAGCAGGAGGTCCTGGAGGCCGACAAGGTCATGCAGGCGATCGGCTTCCAGCCGCGGGTGGAGGGCTACGGCCTGGAGAACACCGGGGTCGGGCTGACCGAGCGCGGCGCCATCGCCGTCGACAACCGGGGCCGCACCACCGTCCCGCACATCTTCGCGATCGGCGACGTGACCGCGAAGCTGATGCTGGCGCACGCGGCCGAGTCCATGGGCATCGTCGCGGCCGAGACCATCGCGGGCGCGGAGACCATGGAGCTGGACTTCCCGATGATCCCGCGCGCGACGTTCTGCCAGCCGCAGATCGCGTCGTTCGGCTGGACCGAGGCGCAGGCCCGGGAGAAGGGCTTCGACGTCCAGGTGGCGAAGTTCCCGTTCACCGCGAACGGCAAGGCGCACGGCCTCGCGGACCCGAACGGCTTCGTCAAGCTGATCAGCGACGCCAAGTACGGCGAGCTGCTCGGCGCGCACATGATCGGGCCGGACGTGACCGAGCTGCTGCCGGAGCTGACGCTGGCCCAGCAGTGGGACCTGACCGTGCACGAGGTGGCGCGCAACGTGCACGCGCACCCGACGTTGAGCGAGGCGGTCAAGGAAGCGGTCCACGGCCTGGCCGGCCACATGATCAACTTCTGA
- the prmC gene encoding peptide chain release factor N(5)-glutamine methyltransferase, which translates to MTRHPLRLAIIEAERLLAAAGVDSARVDAELLAAHVLGVERSRLALIPLVDPPVVEALHKVVRQRATRVPLQHITGRAHLGGVDLEVGPGVFIPRPETELVLEWGLSTVESADPVVVDLCTGSGALALAAAHRLPRATVHAVERDPSALAWARRNAEARAAAGDTPITLHAGDVTAPDVLADLDGQVDLVLCNPPYVPDGTEVQPEVAEHDPRHAVFGGADGLEVIRHVVAVAARLLKPGGHVAIEHDDSHGSIVPALLSTRRVLTDVADHRDLAWRPRFATARRV; encoded by the coding sequence ATGACCCGACACCCGTTGCGGCTGGCCATCATCGAAGCGGAACGCCTGCTGGCCGCGGCGGGTGTCGACAGTGCCCGCGTGGACGCCGAGCTGCTGGCCGCGCACGTGCTCGGCGTCGAGCGGTCCCGGTTGGCGCTGATCCCGCTGGTCGACCCGCCGGTGGTGGAGGCGCTGCACAAGGTCGTGCGCCAGCGCGCGACCCGCGTGCCGTTGCAGCACATCACCGGGCGGGCGCACCTGGGCGGGGTGGACCTGGAAGTGGGTCCGGGCGTGTTCATCCCGCGCCCGGAGACGGAGCTGGTGCTGGAGTGGGGTCTGTCCACTGTGGAGTCGGCGGACCCCGTCGTGGTCGACCTGTGCACGGGGTCCGGCGCGCTGGCCCTGGCGGCGGCGCACCGGCTGCCGCGCGCGACCGTGCACGCGGTCGAGCGCGATCCCTCGGCGCTGGCCTGGGCCCGGCGCAACGCGGAGGCCCGCGCGGCGGCCGGTGACACGCCGATCACGCTGCACGCGGGCGACGTGACGGCGCCGGACGTGCTGGCGGACCTGGACGGTCAGGTCGACCTGGTGCTGTGCAACCCGCCGTACGTGCCGGACGGGACCGAGGTGCAGCCCGAGGTCGCCGAGCACGACCCGCGGCACGCCGTGTTCGGCGGTGCGGACGGGCTGGAGGTGATCCGGCACGTGGTGGCGGTGGCCGCGCGGCTGCTCAAGCCCGGCGGGCACGTGGCGATCGAGCACGACGACAGCCACGGCAGCATCGTGCCCGCGCTGCTGTCCACCCGCCGCGTCCTGACCGACGTCGCCGACCACCGCGACCTGGCCTGGCGCCCCCGCTTCGCCACCGCCCGCCGGGTCTGA